GTCCGCCTTCATCGCGGCCTCGGTCTCGGCGGTGCCCAGCCAGACCGTCCGATCGGCCTCCATGACGTCGAGGCGCTCGGAGCTGAGGTCGGCGACGTTCTCCTTGCCGAGGGCCGTCCGGTAGGCCTCGGAGGTGGTGAAGCCCATCTCGCTCAGGAAGATGACCTTGGGGTCCTTGGGGGAGAAGGCCGAGAACTTGCCGGGCTCGTAGGGCTCCCCGACCGAGACCGTCTTGCCCTTCCACTCGGGGTGCTTGTCCCGGACGGCCTTGAAGCGCGCGTCGATGCCCGCGATCAGCTTCTCGGTCTCGGCGTCCTTGCCCAGCGCCTTGCCGATCTGCTCCGTCATGACCTGCCAGGTCGCCTGGTAGTCCTCGGAGCCCTTGGGTTGGGCCACCACCTTGGCGATCTTGGACAGGGTGGCGTACTGCTCCTTCTTCATGCCCGAGTACTGGGCGATGATCAGGTCGGGCTTGAGCGCCGCGATCTTCTCCATGTTGTACTCGTCGCGTTCGCCGACGACCTGCGGGGGAGCGGAGCCCCACAGGTCCTTGGCCCAGGGCCACTTGCCGTACGGCTGCTCCTTGAACCAGTCGACGGC
This region of Streptomyces sp. NBC_00513 genomic DNA includes:
- a CDS encoding iron-siderophore ABC transporter substrate-binding protein, giving the protein MPLGTRSASTRFARLLPRVAVAATAALALAACGGGDSDKADTAKSGETGSAAGAFPVTLEHKYGSTTIAEQPRKVVTLGLSDQDAVLALGVKPVGAVDWFKEQPYGKWPWAKDLWGSAPPQVVGERDEYNMEKIAALKPDLIIAQYSGMKKEQYATLSKIAKVVAQPKGSEDYQATWQVMTEQIGKALGKDAETEKLIAGIDARFKAVRDKHPEWKGKTVSVGEPYEPGKFSAFSPKDPKVIFLSEMGFTTSEAYRTALGKENVADLSSERLDVMEADRTVWLGTAETEAAMKADPLYQKTKVHQEKRDLFLPYDNPDIGAALSFNTVLSIPYAIDQVVPKLEAVK